From Drosophila suzukii chromosome 2R, CBGP_Dsuzu_IsoJpt1.0, whole genome shotgun sequence, a single genomic window includes:
- the unc-104 gene encoding kinesin-like protein unc-104 isoform X10: MSSVKVAVRVRPFNSREIARESKCIIEMAGATTAITNPKVPPNTSDSVKRFNFDYSYWSHDHHDADFSTQSMVYKDIGEEMLQHSFDGYNVCIFAYGQTGAGKSYTMMGRQEEQQEGIIPMICKDLFTRIQDTETDDLKYSVEVSYMEIYCERVRDLLNPKNKGNLRVREHPLLGPYVEDLSKLAVTDYQDIHDLIDEGNKARTVAATNMNETSSRSHAVFTIFFTQRRYDTMTDLTTEKVSKISLVDLAGSERADSTGAKGTRLKEGANINKSLTTLGKVISALAEVASKKKNTKKADFIPYRDSALTWLLRENLGGNSKTAMIAAISPADINYDETLSTLRYADRAKQIVCKAVVNEDANAKLIRELKEEIQKLRDLLKAEGIEVQEGPDGKVVCEKRDTNKDELNKSTVIKSSPTKTRNRNGSTTEMAVDQLQASEKLIAELNETWEEKLKRTEEIRVQREAVFAEMGVAVKEDGITVGVFSPKKTPHLVNLNEDPNLSECLLYYIKEGLTRLGTHEANVPQDIQLSGSHILKEHCTFENRNSTVTLLPHKDAIIYVNGRKLVEPEVLKTGSRVILGKNHVFRFTNPEQARELREKIETENEAENEVEKTDTQQVDWNFAQCELLEKQGIDLKAEMKKRLDNLEEQYKREKLQADQQFEEQRKTYEARIDALQKQVEEQSMTMSMYSSYSPEDFHQEEDVYTNPMYESCWTAREAGLAAWAFRKWRYHQFTSLRDDLWGNAIFLKEANAISVELKKKVQFQFTLLTDTLYSPLPPELASSVAPSHQDDEFGAPPVSKTLVAVEVTDTKNGATHHWSLEKLRQRLELMREMYHNEAEMSPTSPDYNVESLTGGDPFYDRFPWFRMVGRSFIYLSNLLYPVPLVHKVAIVNERGDVRGYLRIAVQPVLDEESIDFNNGVKQSARLVFNEDDAKPKYRALNEKDDVQRYIDNGGLDSKLEELEDVDSGRGIDSNSASECHENAEEPGEHLQVGKEFTFRVTVLQATGIGAEYADIFCQFNFLHRHEEAFSTEPVKNSASGAPLGFYHVQNITVPVTKSFIEYLKTQPIMFKIFGHYQTHPLHKDAKQEFVSRPPPRRMLPPSIPISQPVRSPKFGPLPCAPTSTVLAKHDVLVWFEICELAPNGEYVPSVVEHSDDLPCRGLFLLHQGIQRRIRITIVHEPTAEVKWKDINELVVGRIRNTPESSDEQDEDACVLSLGLFPGEVLEVPGDDRSFYRFEAAWDSSLHNSALLNRVSQGGETIYITLSAYLELENCARPAIITKDLSMVIYGRDARTGPRSLKHLFSGQYRNPEANRLTGVYELALRRASEAGVQRRQRRVLDTSSTYVRGEENLHGWRPRGDSLIFDHQWELEKLTRLEEVGRMRHLLLLRERLGMDTNPNPTTKTEKDVCNLAARAATSPVHMVIPQSPQTPVKDPQQIIPEREYNQREQDLMLKCLKLVQGRYTKSEANDTQTQSDVSPSDEGCADMTVSCISSNSMENNKFVIRRRLCSPDRADAPNGWEAPAPATQPALPLRLYVPELEEIRVSPVVARKGLLNVLEHGGSGWKKRWVIVRRPYVFIYRSEKDPVERAVLNLATAHVECSEDQAAMVKIPNTFSVVTKHRGYLLQTLGDKEVHDWLYAINPLLAGQIKSRLARRTLEPASQTASQIQATNAANANSASK; encoded by the exons ATGTCGTCGGTTAAGGTGGCGGTGCGAGTGCGCCCCTTCAACTCGCGTGAAATAGCCAGGGAGTCAAAATGCATCATCGAGATGGCAGGGGCCACCACGG CCATCACCAATCCAAAGGTGCCGCCCAACACAAGCGACTCGGTAAAGCGCTTCAACTTTGATTACTCCTACTGGTCACATGAt CACCACGATGCCGATTTCTCCACACAATCGATGGTCTACAAGGACATTGGCGAGGAGATGCTGCAGCACTCCTTCGACGGCTATAATGTCTGCATCTTTGCCTATGGCCAGACTGGAGCTGGAAAATCATATACCATGATGGGCAGGCAGGAGGAGCAGCAAGAGGGAATAATACCCATGATTTGCAAGGATCTATTCACTCGCATTCAGGATACGGAGACCGATGACCTCAAGTATTCG GTTGAGGTGTCATATATGGAAATCTATTGCGAGCGAGTCAGGGATCTGCTGAATCCCAAGAACAAGGGCAATCTGCGTGTGAGGGAGCATCCCCTGCTGGGTCCCTATGTGGAGGATCTGTCTAAATTGGCCGTCACCGATTACCAGGACATTCACGATCTCATTGACGAAGGCAACAAGGCTCG gaCTGTGGCCGCCACCAACATGAACGAAACCAGTTCCCGTTCCCATGCCGTCTTCACTATCTTTTTCACCCAACGTCGTTATGATACCATGACCGATTTGACCACAGAGAAGGTGTCCAAGATTAGCTTGGTGGATTTGGCTGGCTCGGAAAGAGCTGATTCCACTGGTGCTAAGGGAACCCGCTTGAAGGAGGGAGCCAACATCAACAAGTCGTTGACCACCTTGGGCAAAGTTATCTCAGCCCTAGCGGAGGTG GCTTCCAAGAAAAAGAACACCAAGAAGGCAGACTTCATTCCCTATCGTGATTCGGCCTTGACCTGGCTGCTACGCGAAAACTTGGGAGGTAACTCCAAGACAGCTATGATTGCAGCTATCTCACCAGCAGATATTAACTATGATGAAACTCTCAGCACCTTGCG CTATGCTGATCGCGCTAAGCAAATTGTTTGCAAGGCTGTGGTCAATGAAGATGCCAATGCCAAGCTTATTCGCGAACTCAAGGAGGAAATCCAGAAGCTGCGGGACTTACTCAAAGCCGAGGGCATCGAGGTGCAGGAAG GACCCGATGGCAAAGTGGTGTGTGAGAAGCGCGATACGAATA AGGATGAGCTGAACAAGTCCACGGTGATCAAGTCGTCGCCCACTAAGACACGTAATCGCAATGGATCCACCACGGAGATGGCAGTGGATCAGCTGCAGGCCAGCGAGAAACTCATTGCAG AACTCAACGAGACTTGGGAGGAGAAACTAAAGCGCACCGAGGAGATTCGTGTGCAGCGAGAGGCGGTCTTCGCCGAAATGGGCGTGGCCGTCAAGGAAGACGGCATCACAGTGGGCGTATTCTCACCCAAGAAGACTCCCCATCTGGTCAACCTCAACGAGGATCCCAATCTCTCCGAGTGTCTGCTCTATTACATCAAGGAGGGACTAACCCGGCTGGGCACCCACGAAGCAAATGTTCCCCAGGACATTCAGCTCTCCGGATCGCACATCCTCAAGGAGCACTGCACTTTTGAGAATCGAAACAGCACGGTTACCCTGCTGCCGCACAAGGATGCCATTATCTATGTAAATGGACGCAAGTTGGTTGAACCGGAGGTTCTCAAGACCGGCTCCCGTGTGATCCTGGGCAAGAACCATGTGTTCCGTTTCACCAATCCGGAGCAGGCTCGCGAACTGCGTGAGAAGATCGAGACCGAGAATGAGGCGGAAAACGAGGTGGAGAAGACGGATACCCAGCAGGTGGACTGGAACTTTGCCCAGTGTGAATTGCTGGAGAAGCAGGGCATTGATCTCAAGGCCGAAATGAAGAAGCGATTGGATAACCTGGAGGAGCAGTACAAGCGGGAGAAACTCCAGGCCGATCAGCAGTTTGAGGAGCAACGCAAAACCTACGAAGCTCGTATTGATGCCTTGCAGAAGCAAGTGGAGGAGCAATCGATGACCATGTCGATGTACAGCAGCTACTCCCCGGAGGACTTCCATCAAGAGGAAGATGTCTACA CCAATCCCATGTACGAGTCCTGCTGGACAGCTCGTGAGGCTGGTTTGGCTGCCTGGGCATTCCGCAAGTGGCGCTACCACCAATTCACCTCTTTGCGAGACGATCTCTGGGGCAATGCCATATTCCTCAAGGAAGCTAACGCTATATCCGTTGAGTTGAAGAAAAAG GTTCAATTCCAATTTACTCTCTTGACCGACACCTTGTACTCCCCTCTGCCACCTGAGTTGGCCTCCAGTGTGGCTCCTTCGCATCAGGACGATGAGTTTGGAGCACCTCCAGTGTCCAAAACCTTGGTGGCCGTCGAGGTCACCGATACCAAGAACGGAGCCACTCATCATTGGTCCCTGGAGAAGCTACG GCAACGTTTGGAGCTGATGCGTGAGATGTACCACAACGAGGCCGAGATGAGTCCCACTTCGCCGGACTATAATGTGGAGAGCCTCACTGGCGGCGATCCCTTCTACGATCGCTTCCCCTGGTTCCGCATGGTGGGTCGCTCCTTCATCTATTTGAGCAACCTGCTCTATCCAGTGCCATTGGTCCACAAAGTGGCCATTGTCAACGAGCGGGGAGATGTGCGTGGCTACCTAAGGATTGCCGTGCAGCCTGTTTTGGATGAGGAGTCCATTGACTTCAATAATGGTGTCAAGCAGTCGGCTCGTTTGGTTTTTAACGAAGATGATGCCAAGCCCAAGTACAGGGCTCTCAACGAAAAGGATGACGTACAGCGTTATATTGACAATGGTGGTTTGGACAGCAAGTTGGAGG AGCTTGAGGATGTAGATTCTGGTCGCGGCATTGACTCCAACTCCGCTTCCGAGTGCCATGAGAATGCCGAAGAGCCCGGCGAGCACTTGCAGGTGGGCAAGGAGTTCACCTTCCGGGTCACCGTTCTCCAGGCCACTGGCATTGGCGCTGAATATGCCGACATCTTCTGTCAGTTCAA CTTCTTGCATCGTCATGAGGAGGCTTTCTCCACCGAACCGGTTAAGAATTCCGCATCCGGTGCTCCTCTGGGCTTCTACCATGTGCAGAAT ATTACTGTACCCGTGACCAAATCCTTTATCGAGTACTTGAAGACTCAGCCCATAATGTTCAAGATTTTCGGCCACTACCAGACGCACCCATTGCACAAGGATGCCAAGCAGGAGTTCGTCTCCCGGCCGCCACCACGTCGCATGTTGCCACCCAGCATTCCGATTAGCCAGCCGGTGCGTAGTCCCAAGTTTGGACCACTGCCCTGTGCGCCCACGTCCACGGTTTTGGCCAAGCACGACGTTCTGGTTTGGTTCGAGATCTGTGAATTGGCTCCCAACGGAGAGTATGTGCCATCG GTCGTGGAGCACAGCGATGATCTTCCCTGCCGCGGACTGTTCCTCTTGCATCAGGGCATCCAGCGGCGCATTCGTATCACCATCGTCCATGAGCCCACAGCGGAGGTCAAGTGGAAGGACATCAACGAGCTGGTGGTGGGACGCATTCGCAATACTCCGGAGTCATCCGATGAGCAGGACGAAGACGCCTGCGTCCTGTCCTTGGGTCTGTTCCCCGGCGAAGTCCTGGAGGTGCCCGGAGACGATCGGTCTTTCTACCGGTTCGAGGCAGCCTGGGACTCCAGTCTGCACAACTCGGCGCTGCTCAACCGCGTCTCCCAGGGCGGCGAGACCATCTACATCACGCTGAGCGCCTACTTGGAG CTGGAGAACTGTGCCCGCCCGGCCATTATCACCAAAGATCTGAGCATGGTCATCTATGGACGCGACGCTCGCACCGGACCGCGCTCCCTGAAGCACCTGTTCTCGGGACAGTACCGCAATCCGGAGGCCAATCGCCTCACCGGAGTCTACGAGCTGGCACTGCGCAGAGCATCCGAAGCAG GTGTGCAGAGGCGCCAGCGCCGAGTGTTGGACACCAGCTCCACGTATGTACGGGGTGAGGAGAACCTCCATGGCTGGCGGCCAAGGGGTGACTCGCTGATCTTCGACCACCAGTGGGAGCTGGAGAAACTCACCCGGCTGGAGGAGGTTGGTCGCATGCGCCATCTTCTGCTGTTGCGCGAACGTCTGGGCATGGACACCAATCCCAATCCGACCACCAAGACCGAAAAGGATGTGTGCAATCTGGCCGCCCGGGCAGCCACCTCACCCGTGCACATGGTCATTCCACAATCGCCGCAGACGCCGGTCAAGGATCCGCAGCAAATCATTCCAGAGCGGGAGTACAACCAGAGGGAGCAGGACCTGATGCTCAAGTGCTTGAAGTTGGTGCAGG GACGCTATACCAAGAGCGAGGCCAATGATACGCAAACCCAATCGGATGTTTCGCCCAGCGATGAGGGATGTGCCGACATGACCGTCAGCTGCATCTCCAGCAATTCCATGGA AAACAACAAATTTGTAATTCGACGCAG ATTATGTTCACCGGATCGGGCTGATGCCCCCAACGGCTGGGAGGCACCTGCTCCGGCTACCCAGCCGGCTCTGCCGCTTCGTCTTTATGTGCCGGAGCTGGAGGAGATTCGCGTGAGTCCTGTGGTGGCCCGCAAGGGTCTGTTGAACGTCCTGGAGCATGGCGGTTCCGGCTGGAAGAAGCGCTGGGTG ATTGTCCGTCGCCCTTATGTGTTTATCTACCGCTCGGAGAAGGACCCTGTGGAACGGGCTGTCCTCAATCTGGCCACTGCCCATGTGGAGTGCAGCGAGGACCAGGCGGCCATGGTCAAGATACCCAACACTTTCAG TGTGGTAACCAAACATCGTGGCTATCTGCTGCAGACCCTTGGCGACAAGGAAGTGCACGACTGGCTGTATGCCATCAATCCCTTGCTGGCTGGCCAGATCAA ATCCCGTTTGGCGCGACGAACCTTGGAGCCGGCCAGCCAGACGGCCTCCCAGATCCAGGCCACCAATGCGGCGAATGCCAACAGTGCGAGCAAATGA
- the unc-104 gene encoding kinesin-like protein unc-104 isoform X3 → MSSVKVAVRVRPFNSREIARESKCIIEMAGATTAITNPKVPPNTSDSVKRFNFDYSYWSHDHHDADFSTQSMVYKDIGEEMLQHSFDGYNVCIFAYGQTGAGKSYTMMGRQEEQQEGIIPMICKDLFTRIQDTETDDLKYSVEVSYMEIYCERVRDLLNPKNKGNLRVREHPLLGPYVEDLSKLAVTDYQDIHDLIDEGNKARTVAATNMNETSSRSHAVFTIFFTQRRYDTMTDLTTEKVSKISLVDLAGSERADSTGAKGTRLKEGANINKSLTTLGKVISALAEVASKKKNTKKADFIPYRDSALTWLLRENLGGNSKTAMIAAISPADINYDETLSTLRYADRAKQIVCKAVVNEDANAKLIRELKEEIQKLRDLLKAEGIEVQEGPDGKVVCEKRDTNKDELNKSTVIKSSPTKTRNRNGSTTEMAVDQLQASEKLIAELNETWEEKLKRTEEIRVQREAVFAEMGVAVKEDGITVGVFSPKKTPHLVNLNEDPNLSECLLYYIKEGLTRLGTHEANVPQDIQLSGSHILKEHCTFENRNSTVTLLPHKDAIIYVNGRKLVEPEVLKTGSRVILGKNHVFRFTNPEQARELREKIETENEAENEVEKTDTQQVDWNFAQCELLEKQGIDLKAEMKKRLDNLEEQYKREKLQADQQFEEQRKTYEARIDALQKQVEEQSMTMSMYSSYSPEDFHQEEDVYTNPMYESCWTAREAGLAAWAFRKWRYHQFTSLRDDLWGNAIFLKEANAISVELKKKVQFQFTLLTDTLYSPLPPELASSVAPSHQDDEFGAPPVSKTLVAVEVTDTKNGATHHWSLEKLRYRLELMRQIYNVESPPSSMLFDTSGMEALSGWIAPPSHDSHPGQQPQLLPVEPPVESERGRLTLANLIPSRQRLELMREMYHNEAEMSPTSPDYNVESLTGGDPFYDRFPWFRMVGRSFIYLSNLLYPVPLVHKVAIVNERGDVRGYLRIAVQPVLDEESIDFNNGVKQSARLVFNEDDAKPKYRALNEKDDVQRYIDNGGLDSKLEAELEDVDSGRGIDSNSASECHENAEEPGEHLQVGKEFTFRVTVLQATGIGAEYADIFCQFNFLHRHEEAFSTEPVKNSASGAPLGFYHVQNITVPVTKSFIEYLKTQPIMFKIFGHYQTHPLHKDAKQEFVSRPPPRRMLPPSIPISQPVRSPKFGPLPCAPTSTVLAKHDVLVWFEICELAPNGEYVPSVVEHSDDLPCRGLFLLHQGIQRRIRITIVHEPTAEVKWKDINELVVGRIRNTPESSDEQDEDACVLSLGLFPGEVLEVPGDDRSFYRFEAAWDSSLHNSALLNRVSQGGETIYITLSAYLELENCARPAIITKDLSMVIYGRDARTGPRSLKHLFSGQYRNPEANRLTGVYELALRRASEAGVQRRQRRVLDTSSTYVRGEENLHGWRPRGDSLIFDHQWELEKLTRLEEVGRMRHLLLLRERLGMDTNPNPTTKTEKDVCNLAARAATSPVHMVIPQSPQTPVKDPQQIIPEREYNQREQDLMLKCLKLVQGRYTKSEANDTQTQSDVSPSDEGCADMTVSCISSNSMENNKFVIRRRLCSPDRADAPNGWEAPAPATQPALPLRLYVPELEEIRVSPVVARKGLLNVLEHGGSGWKKRWVIVRRPYVFIYRSEKDPVERAVLNLATAHVECSEDQAAMVKIPNTFSVVTKHRGYLLQTLGDKEVHDWLYAINPLLAGQIKSRLARRTLEPASQTASQIQATNAANANSASK, encoded by the exons ATGTCGTCGGTTAAGGTGGCGGTGCGAGTGCGCCCCTTCAACTCGCGTGAAATAGCCAGGGAGTCAAAATGCATCATCGAGATGGCAGGGGCCACCACGG CCATCACCAATCCAAAGGTGCCGCCCAACACAAGCGACTCGGTAAAGCGCTTCAACTTTGATTACTCCTACTGGTCACATGAt CACCACGATGCCGATTTCTCCACACAATCGATGGTCTACAAGGACATTGGCGAGGAGATGCTGCAGCACTCCTTCGACGGCTATAATGTCTGCATCTTTGCCTATGGCCAGACTGGAGCTGGAAAATCATATACCATGATGGGCAGGCAGGAGGAGCAGCAAGAGGGAATAATACCCATGATTTGCAAGGATCTATTCACTCGCATTCAGGATACGGAGACCGATGACCTCAAGTATTCG GTTGAGGTGTCATATATGGAAATCTATTGCGAGCGAGTCAGGGATCTGCTGAATCCCAAGAACAAGGGCAATCTGCGTGTGAGGGAGCATCCCCTGCTGGGTCCCTATGTGGAGGATCTGTCTAAATTGGCCGTCACCGATTACCAGGACATTCACGATCTCATTGACGAAGGCAACAAGGCTCG gaCTGTGGCCGCCACCAACATGAACGAAACCAGTTCCCGTTCCCATGCCGTCTTCACTATCTTTTTCACCCAACGTCGTTATGATACCATGACCGATTTGACCACAGAGAAGGTGTCCAAGATTAGCTTGGTGGATTTGGCTGGCTCGGAAAGAGCTGATTCCACTGGTGCTAAGGGAACCCGCTTGAAGGAGGGAGCCAACATCAACAAGTCGTTGACCACCTTGGGCAAAGTTATCTCAGCCCTAGCGGAGGTG GCTTCCAAGAAAAAGAACACCAAGAAGGCAGACTTCATTCCCTATCGTGATTCGGCCTTGACCTGGCTGCTACGCGAAAACTTGGGAGGTAACTCCAAGACAGCTATGATTGCAGCTATCTCACCAGCAGATATTAACTATGATGAAACTCTCAGCACCTTGCG CTATGCTGATCGCGCTAAGCAAATTGTTTGCAAGGCTGTGGTCAATGAAGATGCCAATGCCAAGCTTATTCGCGAACTCAAGGAGGAAATCCAGAAGCTGCGGGACTTACTCAAAGCCGAGGGCATCGAGGTGCAGGAAG GACCCGATGGCAAAGTGGTGTGTGAGAAGCGCGATACGAATA AGGATGAGCTGAACAAGTCCACGGTGATCAAGTCGTCGCCCACTAAGACACGTAATCGCAATGGATCCACCACGGAGATGGCAGTGGATCAGCTGCAGGCCAGCGAGAAACTCATTGCAG AACTCAACGAGACTTGGGAGGAGAAACTAAAGCGCACCGAGGAGATTCGTGTGCAGCGAGAGGCGGTCTTCGCCGAAATGGGCGTGGCCGTCAAGGAAGACGGCATCACAGTGGGCGTATTCTCACCCAAGAAGACTCCCCATCTGGTCAACCTCAACGAGGATCCCAATCTCTCCGAGTGTCTGCTCTATTACATCAAGGAGGGACTAACCCGGCTGGGCACCCACGAAGCAAATGTTCCCCAGGACATTCAGCTCTCCGGATCGCACATCCTCAAGGAGCACTGCACTTTTGAGAATCGAAACAGCACGGTTACCCTGCTGCCGCACAAGGATGCCATTATCTATGTAAATGGACGCAAGTTGGTTGAACCGGAGGTTCTCAAGACCGGCTCCCGTGTGATCCTGGGCAAGAACCATGTGTTCCGTTTCACCAATCCGGAGCAGGCTCGCGAACTGCGTGAGAAGATCGAGACCGAGAATGAGGCGGAAAACGAGGTGGAGAAGACGGATACCCAGCAGGTGGACTGGAACTTTGCCCAGTGTGAATTGCTGGAGAAGCAGGGCATTGATCTCAAGGCCGAAATGAAGAAGCGATTGGATAACCTGGAGGAGCAGTACAAGCGGGAGAAACTCCAGGCCGATCAGCAGTTTGAGGAGCAACGCAAAACCTACGAAGCTCGTATTGATGCCTTGCAGAAGCAAGTGGAGGAGCAATCGATGACCATGTCGATGTACAGCAGCTACTCCCCGGAGGACTTCCATCAAGAGGAAGATGTCTACA CCAATCCCATGTACGAGTCCTGCTGGACAGCTCGTGAGGCTGGTTTGGCTGCCTGGGCATTCCGCAAGTGGCGCTACCACCAATTCACCTCTTTGCGAGACGATCTCTGGGGCAATGCCATATTCCTCAAGGAAGCTAACGCTATATCCGTTGAGTTGAAGAAAAAG GTTCAATTCCAATTTACTCTCTTGACCGACACCTTGTACTCCCCTCTGCCACCTGAGTTGGCCTCCAGTGTGGCTCCTTCGCATCAGGACGATGAGTTTGGAGCACCTCCAGTGTCCAAAACCTTGGTGGCCGTCGAGGTCACCGATACCAAGAACGGAGCCACTCATCATTGGTCCCTGGAGAAGCTACG CTATCGCCTCGAGCTGATGCGACAGATATACAATGTCGAGAGCCCGCCATCGTCCATGCTATTCGATACGTCCGGCATGGAGGCGTTGAGCGGATGGATCGCACCACCCAGCCATGATTCGCATCCCGGCCAGCAGCCGCAGCTGCTCCCAGTGGAGCCACCAGTCGAAAGCGAACGGGGCCGCCTCACATTGGCCAATCTGATACCGTCTAG GCAACGTTTGGAGCTGATGCGTGAGATGTACCACAACGAGGCCGAGATGAGTCCCACTTCGCCGGACTATAATGTGGAGAGCCTCACTGGCGGCGATCCCTTCTACGATCGCTTCCCCTGGTTCCGCATGGTGGGTCGCTCCTTCATCTATTTGAGCAACCTGCTCTATCCAGTGCCATTGGTCCACAAAGTGGCCATTGTCAACGAGCGGGGAGATGTGCGTGGCTACCTAAGGATTGCCGTGCAGCCTGTTTTGGATGAGGAGTCCATTGACTTCAATAATGGTGTCAAGCAGTCGGCTCGTTTGGTTTTTAACGAAGATGATGCCAAGCCCAAGTACAGGGCTCTCAACGAAAAGGATGACGTACAGCGTTATATTGACAATGGTGGTTTGGACAGCAAGTTGGAGG CAGAGCTTGAGGATGTAGATTCTGGTCGCGGCATTGACTCCAACTCCGCTTCCGAGTGCCATGAGAATGCCGAAGAGCCCGGCGAGCACTTGCAGGTGGGCAAGGAGTTCACCTTCCGGGTCACCGTTCTCCAGGCCACTGGCATTGGCGCTGAATATGCCGACATCTTCTGTCAGTTCAA CTTCTTGCATCGTCATGAGGAGGCTTTCTCCACCGAACCGGTTAAGAATTCCGCATCCGGTGCTCCTCTGGGCTTCTACCATGTGCAGAAT ATTACTGTACCCGTGACCAAATCCTTTATCGAGTACTTGAAGACTCAGCCCATAATGTTCAAGATTTTCGGCCACTACCAGACGCACCCATTGCACAAGGATGCCAAGCAGGAGTTCGTCTCCCGGCCGCCACCACGTCGCATGTTGCCACCCAGCATTCCGATTAGCCAGCCGGTGCGTAGTCCCAAGTTTGGACCACTGCCCTGTGCGCCCACGTCCACGGTTTTGGCCAAGCACGACGTTCTGGTTTGGTTCGAGATCTGTGAATTGGCTCCCAACGGAGAGTATGTGCCATCG GTCGTGGAGCACAGCGATGATCTTCCCTGCCGCGGACTGTTCCTCTTGCATCAGGGCATCCAGCGGCGCATTCGTATCACCATCGTCCATGAGCCCACAGCGGAGGTCAAGTGGAAGGACATCAACGAGCTGGTGGTGGGACGCATTCGCAATACTCCGGAGTCATCCGATGAGCAGGACGAAGACGCCTGCGTCCTGTCCTTGGGTCTGTTCCCCGGCGAAGTCCTGGAGGTGCCCGGAGACGATCGGTCTTTCTACCGGTTCGAGGCAGCCTGGGACTCCAGTCTGCACAACTCGGCGCTGCTCAACCGCGTCTCCCAGGGCGGCGAGACCATCTACATCACGCTGAGCGCCTACTTGGAG CTGGAGAACTGTGCCCGCCCGGCCATTATCACCAAAGATCTGAGCATGGTCATCTATGGACGCGACGCTCGCACCGGACCGCGCTCCCTGAAGCACCTGTTCTCGGGACAGTACCGCAATCCGGAGGCCAATCGCCTCACCGGAGTCTACGAGCTGGCACTGCGCAGAGCATCCGAAGCAG GTGTGCAGAGGCGCCAGCGCCGAGTGTTGGACACCAGCTCCACGTATGTACGGGGTGAGGAGAACCTCCATGGCTGGCGGCCAAGGGGTGACTCGCTGATCTTCGACCACCAGTGGGAGCTGGAGAAACTCACCCGGCTGGAGGAGGTTGGTCGCATGCGCCATCTTCTGCTGTTGCGCGAACGTCTGGGCATGGACACCAATCCCAATCCGACCACCAAGACCGAAAAGGATGTGTGCAATCTGGCCGCCCGGGCAGCCACCTCACCCGTGCACATGGTCATTCCACAATCGCCGCAGACGCCGGTCAAGGATCCGCAGCAAATCATTCCAGAGCGGGAGTACAACCAGAGGGAGCAGGACCTGATGCTCAAGTGCTTGAAGTTGGTGCAGG GACGCTATACCAAGAGCGAGGCCAATGATACGCAAACCCAATCGGATGTTTCGCCCAGCGATGAGGGATGTGCCGACATGACCGTCAGCTGCATCTCCAGCAATTCCATGGA AAACAACAAATTTGTAATTCGACGCAG ATTATGTTCACCGGATCGGGCTGATGCCCCCAACGGCTGGGAGGCACCTGCTCCGGCTACCCAGCCGGCTCTGCCGCTTCGTCTTTATGTGCCGGAGCTGGAGGAGATTCGCGTGAGTCCTGTGGTGGCCCGCAAGGGTCTGTTGAACGTCCTGGAGCATGGCGGTTCCGGCTGGAAGAAGCGCTGGGTG ATTGTCCGTCGCCCTTATGTGTTTATCTACCGCTCGGAGAAGGACCCTGTGGAACGGGCTGTCCTCAATCTGGCCACTGCCCATGTGGAGTGCAGCGAGGACCAGGCGGCCATGGTCAAGATACCCAACACTTTCAG TGTGGTAACCAAACATCGTGGCTATCTGCTGCAGACCCTTGGCGACAAGGAAGTGCACGACTGGCTGTATGCCATCAATCCCTTGCTGGCTGGCCAGATCAA ATCCCGTTTGGCGCGACGAACCTTGGAGCCGGCCAGCCAGACGGCCTCCCAGATCCAGGCCACCAATGCGGCGAATGCCAACAGTGCGAGCAAATGA